The following are encoded together in the Bradymonas sediminis genome:
- the larC gene encoding nickel pincer cofactor biosynthesis protein LarC, protein MKHIHLDMLGGLAGDMFLAAAVDAELVDLKALEAALSSLGVGQIRVVAEKVMRGAFSATHVHFEGWDPSEERDHRHLSTILEMLEDSGLSAPVKARATEMFYRLGASEAKVHAIPIETVHFHECGALDSIFDFVSAAFIIEHSAATWSAGPVPTGTGTVETDHGTVPLPVPATAAILEGFELTPKGVSAELVTPTGATILKTLRDLNPGFSRPSAIARGVGYGAGTRDLKAFANVVRVMILEVEDRAQTRREVVAKLSCEIDDMNPELFASVEESLFGAGALDVVREAVLMKKGRQGTRVNVLAEPHNTQALADILFLESTTFGVRIEEIERLILARKIVEVETSAGTVRLKVGLQNGEAIKAAPEYEDCARLARETGQPARAIYAEAVALYWASTQ, encoded by the coding sequence ATGAAACATATTCATCTCGATATGCTCGGCGGACTCGCCGGCGATATGTTCCTGGCCGCGGCGGTCGACGCGGAGTTGGTCGATCTCAAGGCGCTGGAGGCGGCGCTCAGCTCGCTGGGCGTGGGCCAGATTCGCGTGGTCGCCGAGAAGGTCATGCGCGGGGCGTTCTCGGCCACCCACGTGCATTTTGAGGGCTGGGACCCCAGCGAAGAGCGCGACCACCGCCACCTGTCGACCATCCTCGAGATGCTCGAAGACAGCGGGCTCAGCGCGCCGGTGAAGGCGCGGGCCACTGAGATGTTCTATAGGCTCGGGGCTTCGGAGGCCAAGGTTCACGCCATCCCGATCGAGACGGTGCATTTCCACGAATGCGGCGCGCTCGACTCGATCTTCGACTTCGTGTCGGCCGCCTTTATCATCGAGCATAGCGCGGCGACCTGGTCGGCCGGGCCGGTGCCCACGGGCACGGGGACCGTCGAGACCGACCACGGCACGGTGCCGCTGCCGGTGCCGGCGACCGCCGCGATCCTGGAGGGCTTCGAGCTGACCCCCAAGGGCGTGTCGGCCGAGTTGGTGACCCCCACCGGCGCGACGATCCTGAAGACCCTGCGCGACCTCAACCCTGGATTCTCGCGTCCGTCCGCCATCGCGCGCGGCGTGGGCTATGGGGCCGGAACCCGCGACCTCAAGGCATTCGCCAATGTGGTGCGCGTGATGATCCTCGAGGTCGAAGACCGCGCGCAGACCAGGCGCGAGGTCGTGGCGAAGTTGTCGTGTGAGATCGACGATATGAACCCCGAGCTCTTCGCCAGCGTCGAGGAGTCGCTCTTTGGCGCCGGCGCCCTCGACGTCGTGCGCGAGGCCGTGCTCATGAAAAAAGGGCGCCAGGGCACCCGCGTCAACGTACTCGCCGAGCCCCACAACACCCAGGCGCTGGCCGATATTCTCTTCCTCGAAAGCACCACGTTCGGGGTGCGCATCGAGGAGATCGAGCGGCTGATCCTGGCGCGAAAAATCGTCGAGGTCGAGACCTCCGCCGGCACGGTGCGCCTTAAGGTTGGCCTGCAAAATGGCGAGGCGATTAAGGCGGCGCCGGAGTATGAGGACTGCGCGCGATTGGCCAGGGAGACCGGGCAGCCGGCGCGGGCGATTTATGCTGAGGCGGTCGCGCTTTATTGGGCGTCGACGCAATAA
- a CDS encoding DUF695 domain-containing protein: MSFAKKTQTIETFPRRVGAADTMVGVNLSLEARAPLKNLEWVNSLRISLPGADAQDDPAGGHPQITSILHIEPGADALPDDAPRMAGSVSTARSTEWFIYSESPFAEQLQKAIGAQFPDLEVHAHAKHDPDWSVFREFLMPSPQERHLIETRQNYEGLLSRHFQENDGLTLNHTFWFTSPEDRQDFAQSLPMEDYEAHFPDVEDEDMHPFQIPGLPAPDADLEVEYGLMVSHYQRLQLDSLNDRVRDIYRRAMSFGGEYEGWYTPDDRGD; this comes from the coding sequence ATGAGTTTCGCTAAAAAAACACAGACCATCGAGACCTTCCCGCGGCGCGTCGGCGCGGCCGACACCATGGTCGGCGTGAACCTCAGCCTGGAGGCGCGCGCGCCGCTCAAGAACCTGGAGTGGGTCAACTCGCTGCGCATCTCGCTGCCCGGCGCCGACGCCCAGGACGACCCGGCCGGCGGCCACCCCCAGATCACCAGCATCCTGCATATCGAACCCGGCGCCGACGCCCTGCCCGACGACGCCCCCCGCATGGCCGGCTCGGTCTCAACCGCGCGCAGCACCGAGTGGTTTATCTACTCCGAGTCCCCCTTCGCCGAGCAACTCCAAAAGGCGATCGGCGCACAATTTCCCGACCTCGAGGTCCACGCCCACGCCAAGCACGACCCCGACTGGTCGGTGTTCCGCGAGTTTTTGATGCCCTCCCCCCAGGAGCGCCACCTCATCGAGACCCGCCAAAACTACGAGGGCCTGCTGTCGCGCCATTTCCAGGAAAACGACGGCCTCACCCTCAACCATACCTTCTGGTTCACCTCCCCCGAAGACCGCCAGGACTTCGCCCAATCCCTGCCCATGGAGGACTATGAGGCGCATTTCCCCGACGTCGAAGACGAAGATATGCACCCCTTCCAGATCCCGGGCCTGCCCGCCCCGGACGCCGACCTCGAGGTCGAATACGGCCTGATGGTCAGCCATTACCAACGCCTGCAGCTCGACTCACTCAACGATCGGGTGCGCGATATTTATCGGCGCGCGATGAGTTTCGGCGGGGAGTATGAGGGGTGGTATACGCCCGATGATCGGGGCGATTGA